The following proteins are encoded in a genomic region of Iodidimonas sp. SYSU 1G8:
- a CDS encoding DUF2155 domain-containing protein encodes MKRRGSRWLGAVLLTMGAAVATTAVAEDPVEDLAIIARREAASPKDLVAVLRGVDKISARVTDIEAPLNTPMRYGSLEILARTCSKRPPEETPEVTAFLEIADVKADGQKDNLFSGWMFASSPALSALEHPVYDVWVIDCKTRSPRG; translated from the coding sequence ATGAAGCGGCGCGGGTCGCGCTGGCTCGGCGCCGTGCTCCTGACCATGGGAGCCGCGGTCGCCACCACCGCCGTCGCCGAAGATCCGGTCGAGGATCTGGCCATCATCGCCCGCCGCGAGGCCGCATCGCCGAAGGACCTGGTCGCGGTCCTGCGCGGCGTCGATAAGATCAGCGCGCGGGTGACCGATATCGAGGCACCGCTCAACACGCCGATGCGTTACGGCTCGCTGGAAATCCTCGCCCGCACCTGTTCCAAGCGGCCGCCGGAGGAGACCCCCGAGGTCACGGCCTTTCTCGAGATCGCCGACGTGAAGGCGGATGGCCAGAAGGACAATCTGTTCAGCGGATGGATGTTCGCCTCCAGCCCCGCTCTGTCAGCGCTGGAGCACCCGGTCTATGACGTCTGGGTGATCGACTGCAAGACGAGGTCGCCGCGCGGCTGA
- the mlaD gene encoding outer membrane lipid asymmetry maintenance protein MlaD, whose translation MRGTLVETLIGAVVLLVAAWFLYFAYSRTEMGPVGGYQVSARFDKVGDLSSGADVKLSGIKIGTVVSQTLDPATYEAVVQMGIQSDVKLPEDTSAKIASAGLLGGSYVMLEPGGSEEMLANGGTISYTQGAVDLMGLLGRFVYGSTDSGGQTATPETAPTAPTPEAAP comes from the coding sequence ATGCGCGGCACTCTGGTTGAAACTCTTATCGGCGCCGTGGTCCTCCTCGTCGCCGCCTGGTTCCTTTACTTCGCCTATTCCAGGACGGAGATGGGGCCGGTTGGCGGCTATCAGGTATCGGCTCGCTTCGACAAGGTCGGCGACCTGAGCAGCGGCGCGGACGTCAAGCTCAGCGGCATCAAGATCGGCACCGTGGTCTCGCAGACCCTGGACCCGGCGACCTACGAGGCGGTCGTCCAAATGGGTATCCAGTCGGATGTGAAGCTGCCGGAAGACACCAGCGCCAAGATCGCGTCCGCCGGCTTGCTCGGCGGCTCCTATGTCATGCTCGAGCCGGGCGGATCCGAGGAGATGCTGGCGAATGGCGGTACCATTTCCTACACCCAGGGCGCCGTCGACCTGATGGGGCTGCTGGGCCGTTTCGTCTACGGCTCCACCGACAGCGGCGGCCAGACGGCCACACCCGAGACCGCGCCCACCGCGCCCACCCCGGAAGCCGCGCCATGA
- a CDS encoding NADH:ubiquinone oxidoreductase subunit NDUFA12 encodes MGVLSSIFTWWNGQTVGTWLDTALRGQAVGQDGQGNKYYQDKAGRRRWVIYNGAIEASRVPPEWHRWLHHTADQPPTKQPPVVKAWEKDHIPNLTGTSGAYYPPGSLNSRGERPAVVGDYEAWRPE; translated from the coding sequence ATGGGTGTTCTCAGCTCCATATTCACCTGGTGGAACGGTCAGACCGTGGGCACCTGGCTCGACACGGCCCTGCGTGGGCAGGCCGTGGGGCAGGATGGCCAAGGCAACAAGTACTATCAGGACAAAGCCGGCCGCCGGCGCTGGGTGATCTACAATGGCGCCATCGAGGCCTCGCGCGTGCCGCCGGAATGGCACCGCTGGCTTCACCATACGGCCGACCAGCCGCCGACCAAGCAGCCGCCCGTCGTGAAGGCCTGGGAGAAGGACCATATCCCGAACCTGACGGGCACGAGCGGTGCGTATTATCCGCCCGGCAGTCTGAATTCGCGCGGCGAACGGCCGGCAGTGGTCGGCGATTACGAAGCATGGCGGCCGGAATAG
- a CDS encoding vitamin B12-dependent ribonucleotide reductase: MRIERRYTTEGQSPYAGIPFRTAVSEIRNPNGSVVFRLDNVEVPESWSQVATDVVAQKYFRKKGIPLALHPVAEDGVPEWLRRSIPGDDAGDPRTYTGETSTKQVFDRLAGAWTYWGWKGGYFDGESDASAFYDELRYMLARQMCAPNSPQWFNTGLHWAYGIDGPAQGHFYVDPATGEAVRSESAYERPQPHACFIQGISDDLVNEGGIMDLWVREARLFKYGSGTGTNFSRIRGEGENLSGGGTSSGLMSFLKIGDRAAGAIKSGGTTRRAAKMVVVDVDHPDVEKFINWKVVEEQKVAALVAGSRLSEKHLNQIIAACAAHDDLTNDDRFDPKQNSQLKKAIIEARKAMIPENYVQRVIEFARQGYTNIDFRTYDTDWDSEAYNTVSGQNSNNSVRVTDEFMRAAAADRDWQLIRRTDGKVAETVSAKALWESIGNAAWACADPGLQFHTTINDWHTCKASGDIHASNPCSEYMFLDDTACNLASLNLMTFLKASGEFDVDSFEHATRLWTVVLEISVLMAQFPSREIAELSYRYRTLGLGYANIGGLLMASGLPYDSTEGRALCGAITALMTGTAYATSAEMAGELGAFPGYAPNREHMLRVIRNHRRAARGEAQGYEGLNTPPVPLDIAHCPEPALTEAASDAWDRALSLGEKHGYRNAQATVIAPTGTIGLAMDCDTTGIEPDFALVKFKKLAGGGYFKIINQMVPSALRKLGYEEFEIVEIVDYAVGHGTLKGAPGVNHESLAAKGFGEEQLRVVEDALGSAFDIKFVFNKWSLGEAFCTGTLGLSAAQMEDYSFDLLAALGFTKAEIEAANLYCCGAMTLEGAPRLKEEHLPVFDCANPCGRIGKRFLSVDSHIRMMAAAQPFISGAISKTINMANNATVSDCLSAYELSWRLALKANALYRDGSKLSQPLSSSLIDDEDLEEEVAVAAAPAQVERIVERIIEKIAPAARGRLPHRRKGYTQKAVVGGHKVYLRTGEYDDGRLGEIFIDMHKEGAAFRSLMNNFAIAISIGLQYGVPLEEYVDAFTFTRFEPSGLVEGNDSIKMATSLLDYVFRELAVSYLSRYDLAHVEPAETRFDALGKGQGEGEEPAEAKSAAQQTIAALREVASTGYIRNKLTVVDGGISAKKETFARQTVIERTSSFAVGQTGDAVLLTRGETVAATTVEMAKEARMKGYEGDACGECGNFTLVRNGTCLKCNTCGGTSGCS, encoded by the coding sequence ATGCGAATCGAACGACGCTATACCACGGAAGGCCAGTCTCCCTACGCCGGGATCCCTTTCCGCACGGCCGTCAGCGAAATTCGCAATCCCAATGGGTCGGTGGTGTTCCGCCTCGACAATGTCGAGGTGCCGGAATCCTGGAGCCAGGTCGCGACCGACGTCGTGGCGCAAAAGTACTTCCGCAAGAAGGGTATCCCCCTCGCCCTCCACCCTGTCGCCGAAGACGGTGTTCCCGAGTGGCTTCGACGCAGCATCCCCGGCGACGACGCCGGCGATCCGCGCACCTATACGGGCGAGACCAGCACCAAGCAGGTGTTCGATCGTCTGGCCGGCGCGTGGACCTATTGGGGCTGGAAGGGCGGCTATTTCGACGGGGAGAGCGATGCCAGCGCATTCTATGACGAACTGCGCTATATGCTCGCGCGCCAGATGTGCGCCCCCAACTCGCCGCAATGGTTCAACACGGGCCTGCATTGGGCCTATGGCATCGACGGCCCGGCCCAGGGTCACTTCTACGTGGACCCCGCCACGGGCGAAGCCGTTCGGTCCGAGAGCGCCTATGAGCGGCCGCAGCCGCACGCCTGCTTCATCCAGGGCATCAGCGACGATCTCGTCAACGAAGGCGGAATCATGGATCTCTGGGTGCGCGAGGCGCGCCTGTTCAAGTATGGCTCGGGCACCGGCACCAATTTCTCCCGTATCCGCGGCGAAGGCGAGAACCTGTCGGGCGGCGGAACCTCGTCGGGCCTTATGAGCTTTCTGAAGATCGGCGACCGTGCCGCCGGCGCCATCAAGTCGGGCGGCACGACGCGCCGCGCCGCCAAGATGGTCGTGGTGGATGTGGATCATCCGGACGTTGAGAAGTTCATCAACTGGAAGGTTGTCGAGGAGCAGAAGGTCGCGGCGCTGGTCGCCGGCTCGCGCCTGTCGGAGAAGCACCTGAACCAGATCATCGCGGCCTGCGCGGCGCATGACGACCTGACCAATGACGACCGCTTCGATCCCAAGCAGAACTCCCAGCTGAAGAAGGCGATCATCGAAGCCCGCAAGGCCATGATCCCGGAAAACTACGTGCAGCGGGTGATAGAGTTCGCGCGTCAGGGTTACACCAACATCGACTTCCGTACCTACGACACCGACTGGGATTCCGAGGCGTACAACACCGTCTCCGGCCAGAACTCGAACAATTCGGTGCGCGTCACCGACGAGTTCATGCGCGCCGCCGCCGCCGACCGCGACTGGCAGCTGATCCGCCGTACCGACGGCAAGGTGGCCGAGACCGTATCGGCCAAGGCGCTCTGGGAATCCATCGGCAACGCGGCCTGGGCTTGCGCCGATCCGGGCCTGCAGTTCCACACCACCATCAATGACTGGCACACCTGCAAGGCGTCCGGCGACATCCATGCGAGCAATCCGTGCTCCGAGTACATGTTCCTCGACGACACGGCCTGCAACCTCGCCTCGCTCAACCTGATGACCTTCCTCAAGGCCAGCGGCGAGTTCGACGTGGACAGCTTCGAGCACGCCACCCGGCTTTGGACCGTGGTGCTGGAAATCTCGGTGTTGATGGCGCAATTCCCGTCGCGCGAGATCGCCGAGCTCAGCTACCGCTACCGCACGCTCGGCCTGGGCTACGCCAATATCGGCGGCCTGCTGATGGCCTCGGGCCTGCCCTATGACAGCACGGAAGGCCGTGCGCTGTGCGGCGCCATCACCGCGCTGATGACCGGCACAGCCTATGCCACCTCGGCCGAAATGGCCGGCGAGCTCGGCGCTTTCCCCGGCTATGCGCCGAACCGCGAGCACATGCTGCGCGTCATCCGCAACCATCGCCGGGCCGCGCGCGGCGAGGCCCAGGGTTATGAAGGCCTGAACACCCCGCCGGTCCCGCTCGACATCGCCCACTGCCCCGAGCCGGCGCTGACGGAAGCGGCGTCGGATGCGTGGGATCGCGCCCTCTCCCTCGGCGAAAAGCATGGCTACCGCAACGCCCAGGCGACCGTGATCGCGCCGACCGGCACCATCGGCCTCGCCATGGATTGCGACACCACCGGCATCGAGCCCGACTTCGCCCTGGTGAAGTTCAAGAAGCTGGCCGGCGGCGGCTACTTCAAGATCATCAACCAGATGGTCCCCAGCGCGCTCCGCAAGCTGGGCTATGAGGAGTTCGAGATCGTCGAGATCGTCGACTACGCGGTTGGCCACGGCACCCTCAAGGGCGCGCCCGGTGTCAATCATGAGAGCCTGGCGGCGAAGGGCTTCGGCGAGGAGCAGCTGCGCGTCGTCGAGGACGCGCTCGGCAGCGCCTTCGACATCAAATTCGTGTTCAACAAATGGTCGCTCGGCGAAGCCTTCTGCACCGGCACGCTCGGCCTCAGCGCCGCGCAGATGGAGGATTACAGCTTCGACCTGCTCGCCGCCCTCGGCTTCACCAAGGCCGAGATCGAGGCCGCCAACCTGTATTGTTGCGGCGCCATGACTCTTGAAGGCGCCCCGCGCCTGAAGGAAGAGCACCTGCCCGTGTTCGACTGCGCCAATCCTTGCGGCCGTATCGGCAAGCGCTTCCTGTCCGTCGACAGCCACATCCGTATGATGGCCGCCGCGCAGCCCTTTATCTCGGGTGCGATCTCCAAGACCATCAACATGGCCAACAACGCCACCGTGTCGGATTGCCTCAGCGCCTACGAGCTGTCCTGGCGCTTGGCGCTCAAGGCCAACGCGCTCTATCGCGACGGCTCCAAGCTCAGCCAGCCGCTCAGCTCGTCGCTGATCGATGACGAGGACCTGGAAGAGGAAGTCGCCGTCGCCGCGGCGCCCGCGCAGGTCGAGCGGATCGTCGAGCGCATCATCGAGAAGATCGCCCCCGCCGCGCGCGGCCGTCTGCCCCACCGCCGCAAGGGCTACACCCAAAAGGCCGTGGTCGGCGGGCACAAGGTCTACCTGCGGACCGGAGAATATGATGATGGCCGGTTGGGCGAAATCTTCATCGACATGCACAAGGAAGGCGCCGCCTTCCGCTCGCTGATGAATAATTTCGCCATCGCCATCTCCATCGGCCTCCAGTATGGCGTGCCGCTGGAGGAATATGTCGACGCCTTCACCTTCACCCGCTTCGAGCCCTCGGGCCTGGTCGAAGGCAACGACAGCATCAAGATGGCGACCTCGCTGCTCGACTACGTGTTCCGCGAACTGGCCGTCTCCTACCTCAGCCGCTACGACCTCGCCCATGTGGAACCGGCGGAAACCCGATTCGACGCTCTCGGCAAGGGCCAGGGCGAAGGCGAGGAACCGGCGGAAGCCAAGTCGGCGGCCCAGCAGACCATCGCCGCCCTGCGCGAAGTCGCTTCGACCGGCTACATCCGCAACAAGCTGACCGTGGTCGATGGCGGCATCTCGGCCAAAAAGGAAACCTTCGCCCGCCAGACCGTCATCGAGCGCACCAGCAGCTTCGCCGTCGGCCAGACCGGCGACGCCGTGCTGCTCACCCGCGGCGAAACGGTCGCGGCGACCACCGTCGAAATGGCCAAGGAAGCCCGCATGAAGGGCTATGAAGGCGACGCCTGCGGCGAATGCGGCAACTTCACCCTGGTGCGCAACGGCACCTGCCTCAAGTGCAACACCTGCGGAGGAACGAGCGGCTGTTCGTGA
- a CDS encoding YbaN family protein has protein sequence MDKQDDPAEVTLSPTARYLLLAVGWFFLALGAIGAFLPVLPTVPFLLITAWAWSKSSKRLHRWLYSNPTYGPYLIAWHKYGVIPRRAKIMAIGMMAAGWLSFTVFFATNWWVPALIAAVELAVGWFIITRPNAPPAIR, from the coding sequence ATGGACAAACAGGACGATCCCGCCGAAGTAACCCTTTCGCCCACCGCGCGCTATCTGCTGCTCGCGGTGGGCTGGTTCTTTCTGGCCCTGGGCGCCATCGGCGCGTTCCTGCCGGTGCTGCCAACGGTGCCGTTCTTGCTGATCACCGCCTGGGCGTGGTCGAAGAGCTCCAAGCGACTGCACCGTTGGCTCTACAGCAATCCGACATACGGCCCCTATCTCATCGCCTGGCACAAATACGGCGTCATCCCGCGCCGGGCCAAGATCATGGCGATCGGCATGATGGCCGCAGGCTGGCTCTCCTTCACCGTGTTCTTCGCCACCAACTGGTGGGTGCCGGCGCTGATCGCCGCCGTCGAACTGGCGGTCGGCTGGTTCATCATCACCCGCCCGAACGCGCCGCCCGCCATTCGCTAA
- a CDS encoding GGDEF domain-containing protein: MLDARTLLFSIAAGFAAMGAMGIFLSLLHRKEVAIRYWSAGCFTLAAANGLLTIRESVPGFVSVVIANGLAVSGVYLLHAGFAAFYRRAPLFGVGISISLGAMAMLAYWYYEVPDFHARVIVCTAALLPAFGMIAALLVRDSLGPYRPIRLGLAVLLMLLIVASLLRIVYTIIDPGPDDMTLFDYRGIETFWYIAVLTVMFISSLNFLLMPSQRAQMELSDLAAIDELTGLLNRRAFNARLRDRAASVGMSGGASLMLLDLDSFKSLNDEHGHAAGDAVLCKFSSTVADQLRRRDVFARYGGEEFAVLLPETDLAQASVVAERIRRAVETMRVQAGGRELVTTVSIGVTAVPERPDDYEAAIASADEALYRAKNLGRNRVCVLG, from the coding sequence ATGCTCGACGCGCGTACATTGCTGTTCTCCATCGCAGCGGGCTTTGCCGCCATGGGCGCGATGGGAATCTTTCTCAGCCTGCTGCACCGGAAGGAAGTCGCGATCCGTTACTGGAGCGCCGGCTGCTTCACCTTGGCGGCGGCCAACGGCCTGCTCACGATCCGCGAATCCGTCCCGGGCTTCGTCTCCGTGGTCATCGCCAACGGCCTGGCGGTTTCGGGCGTGTATCTGCTCCACGCCGGATTCGCCGCCTTTTACCGCAGGGCGCCCCTGTTCGGCGTCGGCATCTCGATCAGCCTCGGCGCCATGGCGATGCTCGCCTACTGGTACTACGAGGTGCCCGATTTCCACGCCCGTGTCATCGTCTGCACGGCGGCGCTGCTCCCCGCCTTCGGCATGATCGCCGCGCTGCTGGTCCGCGACTCGCTGGGTCCCTACCGGCCGATCCGCCTGGGTCTCGCGGTCCTGCTGATGCTGTTGATCGTCGCCAGCCTTCTGCGCATCGTCTACACGATCATCGATCCGGGCCCCGACGACATGACCCTGTTCGACTACCGGGGCATCGAGACCTTCTGGTACATCGCCGTGCTCACGGTGATGTTCATCAGTTCGCTCAATTTCCTGCTCATGCCGAGCCAGCGCGCCCAGATGGAGCTGAGCGATCTGGCGGCCATCGACGAGCTGACCGGGCTGCTGAACCGCCGCGCCTTCAACGCACGGTTGCGCGACCGCGCCGCCTCCGTCGGCATGAGCGGCGGAGCGAGCCTGATGCTGCTCGATCTGGACAGTTTCAAGTCGCTGAACGACGAGCATGGACATGCCGCCGGTGATGCGGTGCTGTGCAAGTTCTCGTCCACGGTCGCCGATCAGCTGCGCCGCCGCGACGTGTTCGCACGCTATGGCGGCGAGGAATTCGCGGTTCTGCTGCCCGAGACCGATCTGGCCCAGGCCAGCGTGGTCGCCGAGAGAATCCGCCGGGCGGTCGAGACCATGCGCGTCCAGGCCGGCGGCAGGGAACTGGTCACGACAGTCAGCATCGGCGTCACCGCAGTGCCGGAGCGGCCGGACGACTACGAGGCCGCCATCGCCTCGGCGGACGAGGCGCTCTACCGTGCCAAGAATCTTGGCCGCAACAGGGTCTGCGTTCTCGGCTAG
- the phoB gene encoding phosphate regulon transcriptional regulator PhoB, which yields MKPNVLLIEDDLSLVELVKYNLDKEGFAVLHAADGDEGLAMAREQAPDLILLDWMLPFVPGIEVCRRLRKAPETAGIPIIMLTARTEEGDRIRGLDMGADDYITKPYSPRELLARINAVLRRVRPAYSGQVLTYADIALDATSHKVTRAGKPVRLGPTEFRLLRHFLENPDRVFSREQLLDSVWGHDVYVEPRTVDVHIRRLRKVLNEDGAQDVIRTVRSAGYALDLEAV from the coding sequence ATGAAGCCGAATGTCCTGCTGATCGAAGATGATCTGAGCCTGGTCGAGCTGGTCAAATACAATCTGGACAAGGAAGGGTTCGCGGTGCTCCACGCCGCCGATGGCGATGAAGGCCTCGCCATGGCGCGCGAACAGGCGCCCGATCTCATCCTGCTGGACTGGATGTTGCCCTTCGTGCCGGGCATCGAGGTCTGTCGCCGGCTGCGCAAGGCGCCGGAGACGGCCGGCATACCGATCATCATGCTGACCGCGCGGACGGAGGAGGGGGACCGAATTCGCGGGCTCGACATGGGCGCCGACGACTACATCACCAAGCCCTATTCGCCGCGCGAGCTGCTGGCCCGGATCAACGCGGTGCTGCGCCGTGTTCGGCCCGCCTATTCAGGGCAGGTGCTGACCTATGCCGACATTGCCCTCGACGCCACCTCGCACAAGGTGACGCGCGCCGGCAAGCCGGTGCGGCTCGGGCCGACCGAGTTTCGCCTGCTGCGCCACTTCCTGGAAAATCCTGACCGGGTGTTCTCGCGCGAGCAGCTGCTCGATTCGGTCTGGGGACACGATGTCTATGTCGAGCCGCGCACGGTGGACGTGCACATCAGGCGCCTGCGCAAGGTGCTGAACGAGGATGGGGCGCAGGACGTGATCCGAACGGTCCGGTCGGCGGGCTACGCGCTCGACCTCGAAGCCGTCTGA
- the phoU gene encoding phosphate signaling complex protein PhoU has translation MTNDHIVSAYDKELENLRSSIARMGGLAETQIAGAVDALFKRSAERGAQVVEGDKALDVLEIAIEKEAISVLARRQPMASDLREIVSALKMSSILERIGDYAKNIAKRVTAINEAENFRIVRTVGDMAHLVQKMLKDVLDAYIDLDDAKALDVWERDAAVDELYNSLFRELLTYMMEDPRAITPCTHLLFAAKNVERMGDHVTNLAEIVFYLVRGEILEDTRPKGDRTSFTVVRPSDD, from the coding sequence ATGACCAACGACCACATCGTTTCCGCCTACGACAAGGAACTGGAAAACCTTCGGTCCAGCATCGCCCGCATGGGCGGGCTGGCCGAAACCCAGATCGCCGGCGCCGTCGACGCGCTGTTCAAACGGAGCGCCGAGCGCGGCGCCCAGGTCGTCGAAGGCGACAAGGCCCTCGACGTGCTTGAAATCGCCATCGAGAAGGAGGCCATCTCCGTCCTGGCACGGCGCCAGCCCATGGCGTCGGACCTGCGCGAAATCGTTTCCGCGCTGAAGATGTCGAGCATTCTGGAGCGGATCGGCGATTACGCCAAGAACATCGCCAAGCGCGTCACAGCGATCAATGAAGCGGAGAATTTCCGTATCGTCCGCACGGTGGGCGACATGGCGCATCTGGTCCAGAAGATGCTGAAGGACGTTCTCGACGCCTATATCGACCTGGACGATGCCAAGGCGCTGGACGTGTGGGAACGCGATGCCGCCGTCGACGAGCTGTACAACAGCCTGTTCCGCGAGCTGCTGACTTACATGATGGAAGATCCCAGGGCGATCACGCCCTGCACCCATCTGCTGTTCGCCGCCAAGAATGTCGAACGCATGGGCGATCACGTGACCAATCTGGCCGAGATCGTGTTTTATCTGGTGCGCGGTGAAATCCTCGAGGATACGCGCCCCAAGGGCGACCGGACCAGTTTCACGGTCGTGCGCCCGAGCGACGATTAA
- the pstB gene encoding phosphate ABC transporter ATP-binding protein PstB, whose product MAAEKQLIAQDHTQAKFVTKDVHVYYGPKEAIKGVDLDIYNNEVTALIGPSGCGKSTYLRCLNRMNDTVDSARVTGSILLDGVDIYDKRVDVVQLRARVGMVFQKPNPFPKSIYENVAYGPKIHGLATKKADLDGIVERSLRKAGLWNEVQDRLDTQGTALSGGQQQRLCIARAIAVSPEVILMDEPCSALDPIATARVEELIDELRENYAIVIVTHSMQQAARVSQKTAFFHLGDLVEHGNTEQIFTNPREERTRDYITGRFG is encoded by the coding sequence ATGGCGGCTGAGAAGCAGCTGATCGCGCAGGATCACACCCAAGCCAAGTTCGTCACCAAGGACGTTCACGTCTATTATGGCCCCAAGGAAGCCATCAAGGGCGTCGATCTCGATATCTACAACAACGAGGTCACGGCGCTGATCGGCCCCTCGGGTTGCGGAAAGTCGACCTATCTGCGCTGCCTGAACCGGATGAACGACACGGTCGACAGTGCGCGCGTCACCGGGTCGATCCTGCTGGATGGCGTCGACATCTACGACAAGCGTGTTGACGTGGTGCAGTTGCGGGCCCGCGTGGGCATGGTGTTCCAGAAGCCCAACCCGTTCCCGAAGTCGATCTACGAGAACGTCGCCTATGGCCCGAAAATTCACGGTCTGGCCACCAAGAAGGCGGACCTGGACGGGATCGTCGAGCGGAGCCTGCGCAAGGCCGGCCTCTGGAACGAGGTGCAGGATCGTCTCGACACCCAAGGCACCGCCCTGTCAGGCGGCCAGCAGCAGCGCCTGTGCATCGCACGCGCCATTGCCGTGAGCCCGGAGGTGATCCTGATGGACGAGCCGTGCTCGGCGCTCGATCCGATCGCGACCGCGCGCGTCGAGGAACTGATCGACGAATTGCGTGAGAACTATGCCATCGTGATCGTCACCCACTCCATGCAGCAGGCGGCGCGCGTGTCGCAAAAGACCGCGTTCTTCCATCTGGGCGATCTGGTGGAGCATGGCAACACGGAACAGATTTTCACCAATCCGCGCGAGGAACGCACCCGTGACTACATCACGGGCCGGTTCGGCTAG
- the pstA gene encoding phosphate ABC transporter permease PstA codes for MTEETQKAPSYFLSEAAAKRLKQRYAAEKRFRFYGLAMVSIGLIFLAILFYTIFSVGIQGFMSTQIKVQVPLTAEALDLQPGASEDEIRELSGFKLTRIARSALYDALGISPDDRDRKSLADKMLSNGIDVQLRNILLDDPEIVGSTVDVWLLAHGTVDPFFKGNISRDLPEERRLLNDVQLGWLDQLEEQDRIALKFNSSLFTMGASADPELAGIAVGLIGSFFMMVLVVVVALPIGVGAAIYLEEFAPRNRITDLIEVNINNLAAVPSIVFGILGLAIFINIFEMPRSAPIVGGLVLSLMTLPTVIIATRAALSAVPPSIKDAALGVGASKMQAIFHHILPLAMPGILTGLIIGLAHALGETAPLIMIGMVAAVFDMPGGPMDPATALPVQIYMWAGLPERGFVALTSSAIIILLAFLLTMNATAIILRKRFERRW; via the coding sequence ATGACTGAGGAAACGCAGAAGGCGCCGTCGTATTTCCTGTCCGAAGCGGCGGCGAAACGGCTGAAGCAACGCTACGCGGCCGAGAAGCGTTTCCGCTTCTATGGCCTGGCCATGGTCAGCATCGGTCTGATCTTCCTGGCGATCCTGTTCTATACGATCTTCAGTGTCGGCATTCAGGGCTTCATGTCGACCCAAATCAAGGTCCAGGTGCCCCTGACGGCCGAGGCGCTCGACCTGCAGCCGGGCGCGTCGGAAGATGAAATACGGGAACTGTCGGGTTTCAAGCTCACACGTATCGCGCGCTCGGCACTTTACGATGCTCTCGGGATTTCGCCCGATGATCGGGATCGCAAGTCCCTAGCGGACAAGATGCTCAGCAATGGCATCGACGTCCAGTTGCGCAACATCCTGCTGGATGATCCAGAGATCGTCGGATCGACGGTCGATGTCTGGCTGCTGGCCCACGGGACGGTCGATCCCTTCTTCAAGGGCAACATCTCGCGCGATCTGCCCGAGGAACGCCGGCTTCTCAACGACGTCCAGCTCGGCTGGCTCGATCAACTGGAAGAGCAGGACCGGATCGCGCTCAAGTTCAACAGCAGTTTGTTCACCATGGGCGCCTCGGCCGATCCGGAACTGGCGGGCATCGCCGTCGGCCTGATCGGGTCGTTCTTCATGATGGTGCTGGTCGTCGTCGTGGCGCTGCCCATTGGTGTCGGCGCGGCGATCTACCTGGAGGAATTCGCGCCCCGCAACAGGATCACGGACCTGATCGAGGTCAACATCAACAATCTGGCGGCGGTGCCATCCATCGTCTTCGGCATTCTCGGTCTGGCCATCTTCATCAACATCTTCGAGATGCCGCGGTCGGCGCCCATCGTGGGCGGTCTCGTGCTGTCCCTGATGACCCTGCCGACGGTCATCATCGCCACCCGCGCGGCGCTCAGCGCGGTGCCGCCCTCCATCAAGGACGCGGCTCTGGGCGTCGGCGCCTCGAAGATGCAGGCGATCTTCCACCACATCCTGCCGCTCGCCATGCCAGGCATCCTCACCGGTCTCATCATCGGTCTGGCCCATGCCCTGGGTGAAACGGCGCCGCTGATCATGATCGGCATGGTCGCGGCGGTGTTCGACATGCCGGGAGGTCCGATGGACCCGGCCACGGCGCTGCCGGTGCAGATCTACATGTGGGCGGGTCTTCCCGAGCGCGGCTTCGTCGCGCTCACCTCATCGGCCATTATCATATTGCTGGCTTTTCTGCTTACGATGAATGCAACGGCAATCATCCTCAGGAAGCGGTTCGAACGGAGATGGTAA